ACACACCGTTCCGGATGTGTCCAGTCCCTCTCACACCCGTAGACCGAATGCTTACAAGCCTGGAGCGTCGACCGGCGCCGCCACACGATCCGCTGCGCCAGCTTTGTGCAGCGCGACCCGATCTTCCGCGACCTGTTCCGGAAGCTCGCCGCCGCCGCCTGAAACGGCGCCCCCGATCAGGAGCTGCCCGCCGCCGCGCGAATGCCCTCGAGCTCGAGCGAGTCCGCGAAGTGGCAACTGGCGAAGTGGTTGTCATCGACCTTCTGCAGGGGGGGCTCCTGCTCGGCGCAGATGTCCTGGGCGTACTTGCAGCGGTCGCGGAAGACGCAGCCCGACGGCAGGTTGGAGAGGTCCGGCGGCTCGCCGGGGGTAATGGTGCGCTGACCGCGGACCCCCCTGGCGGTGCGCGGCACGGCGGCCAGCAGCAGCTCCGTGTAGGGTTGGCGAGGCGCGGACAGGACATCGGCCTTGGGCCCGAGCTCGACGATCCTGCCGGCGTACATCACCGCGATGCGGTCGCAGATGTAGCGGACCACGCTCATGTCGTGCGACACGAACAGGTAGGTGAGGTGGAACTCCTCCTGCAGGCGCTTCAGGAGGTTCAGGATCTGCGCCTGGATGGAGACGTCGAGGGCCGAGACGGGCTCGTCTGCGACGACGACCTTGGGGTTGACCACCAGCGCCCGGGCGATGCCGATGCGCTGGCGCTGCCCGCCGCTGAAGCTGTGCGGGAAGCGGCGCAGGTGCTCGACCCGCAGCCCCACCTGCACGATCACCTCCCTGACGCGCTCCTCGAGCTCGCGGCCGCGGGCCACGTTGTTCACCAGCAGCGGCTCGCCGACGGTATCGAGGATGCTGAGGCGCGGGTTGAGCGATGAGAAGGGGTCCTGGAAGATGATCTGCGCCCGGCGCCGGAACAGCTTCATGTCGTCGCCGCTCAGGTTCATTACATCGAGAGACCCTTCGTCGAGGTTGAGTTGGATGGCGCCGTCGGTGGGCTCGTAGAGGCGCAGCAGGCAGCGGCCGAGGGTGGTCTTGCCGCAGCCGCTTTCCCCGACGATGCCCAGGGTCTCACCCGGATCGACGGTGAAGCTCACGCCGTCGACGGCCTTGACGTAGCCTACGGTGCGGCGCAGGAAGCCCTGCTGGACGGGAAAGTACTTCTTGAGATCCCGCACCTCGAGCAGCGGCGTGCGCTGTTCGGTCCCGGGCGCGGTAGGCGTCGCGGTGGTCTCGTCTCGGTCCTGGCTCACGGTCCCTCCGCGCCGCCCTCGCCGCTCCCGGTCTGGTGGTCGTCGGTGTACAGGAAGCAGCGTACGGTGTGGTTCGGGCCGACCTCGATCTCCGGCGGCCGGCGCTCGTCGCAAACGCCGGGGATGCACTGCGGGCAGCGGGTGGAGAACGGGCAGCCGCGCTGGACGGCGAACGGGCTCGGCACGTTGCCGGTGATCGGCACCAGCTCTTCGAGCGGTCCGTCGATGCGCGGGATCGAGCGCCACAGCGCCTGGGTGTAGGGGTGCTTGGGGTCGTCGAAGATGGCGTCCGCACTGGCGTACTCCATCACCATACCCATGTACATCACCATGATCTCGTCGGCGAGACCGCCGACCACGGCGAGGTCGTGGCTGATGTAGAGAATCGCCATGTGCAGCTCCTGCTGCAGTTCCTGGATGAGGTTGAGGATCTGCGCCTCGATGGTGACGTCGAGGGCGGTGGTGGGCTCGTCGGCGATGAGCAGCCGGGGCCGGCACGCCAGCGCCATGGCGATCATCGCGCGCTGGCGCATGCCGCCCGAGAACTGGTGCGGGTAGGCGTCGACGTTGCGCTGCGGGTTGGGGATGCCGACGTGGCCGAGCAGCTCGGCGGCGCGCTCGCGAGCGCCCTTCTTGTCGAGATCGGTGTGCAGCAGCAGTGACTCCATGATCTGGTTGCCGATGGTGTGCACCGGGCTGAACGAGGTCATCGGTTCCTGGAAGATCATGCCGATTTCCCCACCGCGGATGCCCCGGTACTCCGTCCCGGTCCTCGGCAGCCTGGTCAGGTCGACGCTGCTCACGGTACCGGTCTCTTCGTCCTCGATGTTCAGCAGGATCTGTCCGTTGACCAGCTTCGCGGGCGGCGAGGGCACGATGCCGAGGATCGACTGCGCCGACACGGACTTGCCCGAGCCGCTCTCGCCGATCACGCCGAGCGTCCGGCCCGGGCGGATTGCGAAGTTCACCCCGTCGACGGCGCGCACCACGCCCTCGGCCAGGTGGAAGTGCAC
The Spirochaetaceae bacterium genome window above contains:
- a CDS encoding ATP-binding cassette domain-containing protein, whose protein sequence is MSQDRDETTATPTAPGTEQRTPLLEVRDLKKYFPVQQGFLRRTVGYVKAVDGVSFTVDPGETLGIVGESGCGKTTLGRCLLRLYEPTDGAIQLNLDEGSLDVMNLSGDDMKLFRRRAQIIFQDPFSSLNPRLSILDTVGEPLLVNNVARGRELEERVREVIVQVGLRVEHLRRFPHSFSGGQRQRIGIARALVVNPKVVVADEPVSALDVSIQAQILNLLKRLQEEFHLTYLFVSHDMSVVRYICDRIAVMYAGRIVELGPKADVLSAPRQPYTELLLAAVPRTARGVRGQRTITPGEPPDLSNLPSGCVFRDRCKYAQDICAEQEPPLQKVDDNHFASCHFADSLELEGIRAAAGSS
- a CDS encoding ABC transporter ATP-binding protein; the protein is MADSRALVEVKDLQVHFHLAEGVVRAVDGVNFAIRPGRTLGVIGESGSGKSVSAQSILGIVPSPPAKLVNGQILLNIEDEETGTVSSVDLTRLPRTGTEYRGIRGGEIGMIFQEPMTSFSPVHTIGNQIMESLLLHTDLDKKGARERAAELLGHVGIPNPQRNVDAYPHQFSGGMRQRAMIAMALACRPRLLIADEPTTALDVTIEAQILNLIQELQQELHMAILYISHDLAVVGGLADEIMVMYMGMVMEYASADAIFDDPKHPYTQALWRSIPRIDGPLEELVPITGNVPSPFAVQRGCPFSTRCPQCIPGVCDERRPPEIEVGPNHTVRCFLYTDDHQTGSGEGGAEGP